CGCGGCGAGGTCGGGCCGTCCCATGACGCCGCAGAGGGCGCGCCACTGCGTGTCGTCCTCTACGCCGATGGCTATCCAGGCGTCGGCGCCGGCGCAGCGGTACGTGTTGTGGGGCGCCATGATATCGTCCTCGTTGGCGCGGCGGCCTCGATTGCGCCCGTTCATCGTGTAGTCCATGAGCGCCTCGGGCAGGCCCACCATCGTCGCCTCGATGATGGAGAGGTCAATATGCTGGCCCTGGCCCGTCTTCTTCCGGTGGTGCAGGGCGGCCATGATGGAGAAGGTCATACTGGTCCCCGCCACCGGGTCCGACCAGGAGCCGCCGATGCCTCCGGGCCCCTTGTCCGGGTAGCCGGTCAGGTAGGTGATGCCGGAAAAGGCGTGGAACCCGTGGCCGTAGCCCACCGCGGTCTTTTCCGGCCCCGTGCGGCCCAGCGCGGAGAGGGACAGCATGATGACGCCCGGGTTGTTCTTGCTCAGAGCGTCATATCCGAAGCCCAGCTTCTCCATGACGCCGTAGCTGAAGTTCTCTAGCACCACGTCGGACTTCCTGACAAGCTCCAGGAACAGCTTGCGCCCCTCCTCTCGCGTGAGGTCCAGCGTAAAGCTCCGCTTGTTCAGGTTGTTTGCCGTGAAGGCGGCGCTGCCGTCCGGCGGGCCGAGGCCGGGAGGGAAAGGGCCTCGGTTGCGCTGGAAGTCGAGGCGCTTCGTGGACTCGATTTTGATGACCTCGGCGCCGAAGGTGGCCAGCACGCGCGTGGCCCACGGCCCGGCGACGACCCGCGTCATGTCCACGACGCGCACTCCCGATAGCGGCAAGATGCCCATGTCGTATATCCTCAGTCTCTTCCGGACTAGATAATCCGCGCCTCTGTCAGCTTGACCAGGTCCGTCCGCGAGTAGCCCAGTCGCTTGCAGAACACCTCTTCATTGTGCTGTCCGAGCAGCGGAGCGGGCCTCTGGAAGCGCCAGGGCGTGCCGGACATGACGAACGGCCGTCCGGGCGTCGTCACCTTCCCGGCGGCGGGCTGCTCCCATTCCTGGAAGAAGCCCCTCTCCCACAGGTGCTTGTAGTTCACGATGTCTTCCGGCGAGTTGACCTGCTCGCAGGGGACGCGCTTGGACTGGCACAGCGCCCGCACCTGCTCCTTCGTGCGCCGGGTCGTCCACTCCTCGACCATCCGGAGGCAGGCGTCCCAGTGCTTGGCGCGCTCCGCCCGCGCTTTGAACAGCGGGCTGGACAACCACTCCGGGTTGCCCATCACCTCCAGCAGGCTCTGCCACTCGCTCTCCTGCATGGTCACGAAGCAGACGTAGCCGTCGGCGCACCTGACCAGGCCCACCGCGCCTCCGGAGGGCGGGCCGATGCGGGCTGTCGGCTTGCCGGGATCGAAGACGGTGACGGCGGGCGACCGCATGGACAGGATGACCTCCTGCTGGGACACGTCCACGAGCTGGCCCTTGCCCGTGGTCCACCGCATGAGGACGGCGGACATGGTGGCGGCGGCGGCCATGCTGCCGGCCAGGAAGTGCGCCTGACGCCCCGCGGCGCGCAAAGGCCTGTCCTTCTCCGGGTCCTCGGCGGAATAGGGGGTGAGGTAGGTCAGGCCCCCGGCGGAGAAGGAGACAAGGTCGTCGCCCCGCCAGTCTCTGCGCGGTCCGTAGCTGCCGAACGGCGTGACGGACGTCACGATGAGGCGGGAGTTGACCTGCTGCAAACGCGGGTAGTCCAGGCCGAGCGCCTCCATTTCGGCGGGCGGTCTGTTGGTGACGAGGATGTCGGCCTGCCTGATCAACTCGACAAACATCGCGCGGCCGGTGGCCGTCCGGGGATTGAGGGTGACGCCCAGCTTGTTGAAGTTGGAGTAGAGGAAAAAGCCGCTCTGCTCCGCGCCGGGGCTGTCGTGCGGGAACGGCTCCATGCGGCGGGCGGGGTCGCCCGTGAGAGGCTCCTCGATCTTGATGACCTCCGCGCCAAGGTCGCCGAGGAGGCGGGCGCAGTAAGGGCCCGAAAAGAGCGTGCCGAAGTCTATGACCTTGAGGTCATCCAGCGCGCCAGGGAGTCCCATGTCTCCTCCAGTCCGTGATGTGCAGGTTGCGCTGAAGCGGTGCGCTACAGGTGGCCCCCTCCGCCGCGCAGCCGCGGGTCTAGCTCGTCGCGGAGCGTGTCGCCCAGCAGATTGAAGCCATAGACAGCTAGGCTCACCGCCACGCCCGGGTAGACGGCCATCCACGGCGCCAGATTGACGTACTGGCGGCCCTCGGACAGCATGGACCCCCACGTGGGCGTCGGTGGCCGGATGCCCAGCCCCAGGAATCCCAAGGTTGCCTCCGTCAGGATGGCGGTGCTTATCTGGGCCGTTGTCAGGACGATGAAGGGCGCCATGCAGTTCGGGGCGGCGTGGCGCAGGAGTATCCGCAGGTCGCTGGCCCCTATGGCCCGGGCCGCCTGCACGTATTCGTTCGCCTTTACGCTTATGGCCGCGGAGCGTATCACGCGGACGGTGGGCGACACTAGGATGATGGCGACGGTGATGACAACGTTCATCAGCGTGGGCTGCAGCACCACCACGATGATCATGGCCAGGATGAGGTTGGGGAAGGCCAGGAGCGCGTCCACGAACCGTTGCATGACCATGTCCAGCCTGCCGCCGAAGTAGCCGCTGAGAAGACCCAAGAAGCCGCCGACGCCGCCGCCTATGCCCACCGAGAGGACTCCGACAACCAGCGAGACCTGGGCGCCCCAGATGATGCGGGAGAAGATGTCCCTGCCCAAGTTGTCCGTTCCCGCCATAAACTGAGGCTGCGGGGAGGCGAACGTAGCCGTGGCGCGCTGCTCCATGGGGTCGTAGGGCGCAACCACAGGCGCGAGCACGGCGCACAGGACAAGCGCTGCGATCAGCAGCATGCTGGCGGCGCCGAGCGGCTTCCGCCGGACGAGCCGCCACGCCCATCGTAGTCGTGAAGGCCTCGCCGAGAGCACCAGCCCGCCGGACGCGATGGTCGCTTCCTGCTTCATACCCCGTTCACTTCCCTGATCATGTGTCTAATCATAGCGAATGCGCGGATCGAGCCATCCGTACAGCAGGTCCACCGCCATGTTCACCAGCACGAAGATGGCCGCCAAGAGGACGATGATGGACTGGATGACCGGGTAGTCTCGGGTCAGCAGCGCGTGCAGTAGGTAGCTGCCGATTCCGGGGATGACCAAGATGGACTCCATGATGACCGTGCCGCCCAGCAGGTGTCCAAACTGTATCCCGCTGAGGGTTATCACGGGCAACATGGCGTTTTTCAGGGCGTGCCGCACCACCACGACGCGCTCGCGAAGTCCCTTGGCCCACGCCGTCCGCACGTAGTCCTGGCGCAGAACCTCCAGCATCGCGGAGCGGGTCATGCGGCTGATGACGGCGGCCTGATAGTATCCCAGGGCCATGGCCGGCCAGATGAGCTGCGAGAACAGGGTCTTGGGGTCTTCCAGGATGCTCGGCGTTCCCAGGGGCGGTATCCAGTCGAACGTCTGCACAAGAAACAGGACCACCAGCGTGCCGCTCCAGAAGGTGGGCATGGCGATGCCTCCAATGCTCACCACTCGGAACATGTAGTCCGACCACGTATCCTGCCGCAGCGCCGAAAGAACACCCGTGGGCAGGGAGATGAGCAGGGAGATCAGGAACGTCATCAGGGCGAGCTCCAGCGTGACCGGGAACCTCCGCTTGACCTCGTCCGCCACCGATCTGCCGCTCCACAGAGAAGCCCCGCCGTTCAAACGAAGCACGTCCCCCATCCACGCGACGTACTGGAGGTGCAGGGGTTTGTCCAGCCCCAGCTCCTTTCGGACGGCGTTCAGGGATTCTTGCCGAACAACACCGCCCGAGCCTTCGCCGCCGCCGGTCACAATCAGAAGCGCCACGTCTCCCGGGACCACGCGCATCACCAGGAAAATGACAACGGATATTCCCAGGAGAGTGGGAATGAGGAGGAGGAATCGCCTCAATATATACTGCGACACTCTAGCTTCACCAAGCCTGAGACGGGGGGTTGACGACACCGCCAGCGCCCCGTCTCAAAGATACGTCTCCTCAGTTCTCCCGGCGGAGACTGACCGGGTCGCCTACTGGTCCAGCCAGACGGTCACATAGTTATGGATGCTGTAGATACCATCCGGCACGCCATACCCTTTCACTTCATTCCAGACAGCCTGTGGCCCGGAGTCATAGAAGAAGGGGAAGGCGGGAAGCTGCTCAAAAAGGTAGTCTTCCAAGTCATGGAGGACAGCCTTGCGCTTGGTGGTGTCCAAAGTCTGGCTCTGCAGGTTGAACAGCTCCATTGCTTTCTTGTCGGTCTTAGCGAAGGTGAAGAGCGGGTTCAGGACTCCTCGGCCCAGGGAGGAATCCGGGTCCATGATGCCGGTGCCCGACCCGCAGCAGAGGACGTCCCACTGCTCGGAGTAGCGCCTCTCCGCTTCCACGGCCTGGGATTGGAGGTCCAAGGTGGCGTCAATCCCAATTTTCAGCCATTGCTCCCGCAAGACCGCAGAGAGTTGGGGGAATAAGCCGGACCTTCGCACCAGGGCGTTCGTCTTGAATCCGTTGGGATATCCCGCCTGTGCCAGAAGGCGCTTGGCCTCCGCGATGTCCTGGTCCTTGGGGAGACGGTAGCCCGGCAGCTTATCGTAGTACTCCATGGGCCGCGCGAACTCGTTGGGGCGCAGCAGAAAACCGCCAACGTAGGCAGTCCCTTGCTTCACGAGCTGGTTCACTTCGGTGCGGTTAACGACCAGGTGCGCCGCGCGGCGCACCCGCACATCATTCCACGGCTTCACATTCAAGTTCGGCATGGCGTGGAAGAAGCTGCCCGTGGCGTAAGGGACCACGGTAATGCCCTTGATCTGCTGAAGGACGGGCATGTCCGTGGGCTGTAGTCCGCCAGCGCCCAGGGAGGTCAGTTGGACCCTGTGGGTGCGGAGCGCCGCCAGCCGCGTGCCGGGATCCTGTATCAGGGATCCCCGGATGCCGTCCAGATAGGGCAGACCGGGGAGGAAGTAGTCCTTGAACCGCTCGACCTCGAACAGGACACCCGTCGCATGTTGTTTGAACTTGAACGCCCCCGCGCCGACGGTCTCCTTGCGGTAGTTCTTGGACTTCTCCAGGATGTGCTTGGGCAGGATGGGATTGCGCTGAGCGCCCGCCAGCGCCGGAAGGAACGAGTAGCTGGGCTGAGACAGAAAGATATTGACGGTGTTGGCGTCCGGGATCTCTATGCTCTTGACGGCGTCGAAGTCGCTGGTGTCCTGAAGCCCTCCGGGGTCGGGCTTGATGCGCTTTCCCAGGGTGAATTTCACGTCCTCTGTCGTTACCGGTTTCCCGTCGTGCCACATGGCGTTCTTGCGCAGGTGGAACGTGTACTGCCTTCCGTCCGCCGCCATGTCCCACGAGGCCGCTAGGTCCGGGACGACCTTGGAGTTGTCTTGCATATCGTATCGGAGCAGGCCCGCGTGCATTATGC
This sequence is a window from Dehalococcoidia bacterium. Protein-coding genes within it:
- a CDS encoding ABC transporter substrate-binding protein; translation: MKRRTRESNSLVALGSLGIALLLLASSCAPAAAPAAAPAPAPAASPAAPAPARPPATSPGAPSATPTPVVPAAVSPSPTPRPAPAVAAPKKGGILTIIVSGDPSHYDVTVGSLDIVATAGIMHAGLLRYDMQDNSKVVPDLAASWDMAADGRQYTFHLRKNAMWHDGKPVTTEDVKFTLGKRIKPDPGGLQDTSDFDAVKSIEIPDANTVNIFLSQPSYSFLPALAGAQRNPILPKHILEKSKNYRKETVGAGAFKFKQHATGVLFEVERFKDYFLPGLPYLDGIRGSLIQDPGTRLAALRTHRVQLTSLGAGGLQPTDMPVLQQIKGITVVPYATGSFFHAMPNLNVKPWNDVRVRRAAHLVVNRTEVNQLVKQGTAYVGGFLLRPNEFARPMEYYDKLPGYRLPKDQDIAEAKRLLAQAGYPNGFKTNALVRRSGLFPQLSAVLREQWLKIGIDATLDLQSQAVEAERRYSEQWDVLCCGSGTGIMDPDSSLGRGVLNPLFTFAKTDKKAMELFNLQSQTLDTTKRKAVLHDLEDYLFEQLPAFPFFYDSGPQAVWNEVKGYGVPDGIYSIHNYVTVWLDQ
- a CDS encoding CoA transferase, with the protein product MGILPLSGVRVVDMTRVVAGPWATRVLATFGAEVIKIESTKRLDFQRNRGPFPPGLGPPDGSAAFTANNLNKRSFTLDLTREEGRKLFLELVRKSDVVLENFSYGVMEKLGFGYDALSKNNPGVIMLSLSALGRTGPEKTAVGYGHGFHAFSGITYLTGYPDKGPGGIGGSWSDPVAGTSMTFSIMAALHHRKKTGQGQHIDLSIIEATMVGLPEALMDYTMNGRNRGRRANEDDIMAPHNTYRCAGADAWIAIGVEDDTQWRALCGVMGRPDLAADARFADRYARWTRRAELDTLVEGWTRTQSNTDLERRLQGVGVPASAVRDIRDLLEDEHLNARGVFARVPHPQQGPLLYLTTPWHLSEAKPEYRTGSLLAQDNMDILTNVLGYSVEEARRLIESGVAV
- a CDS encoding CoA transferase; this encodes MGLPGALDDLKVIDFGTLFSGPYCARLLGDLGAEVIKIEEPLTGDPARRMEPFPHDSPGAEQSGFFLYSNFNKLGVTLNPRTATGRAMFVELIRQADILVTNRPPAEMEALGLDYPRLQQVNSRLIVTSVTPFGSYGPRRDWRGDDLVSFSAGGLTYLTPYSAEDPEKDRPLRAAGRQAHFLAGSMAAAATMSAVLMRWTTGKGQLVDVSQQEVILSMRSPAVTVFDPGKPTARIGPPSGGAVGLVRCADGYVCFVTMQESEWQSLLEVMGNPEWLSSPLFKARAERAKHWDACLRMVEEWTTRRTKEQVRALCQSKRVPCEQVNSPEDIVNYKHLWERGFFQEWEQPAAGKVTTPGRPFVMSGTPWRFQRPAPLLGQHNEEVFCKRLGYSRTDLVKLTEARII
- a CDS encoding ABC transporter permease, with the protein product MRRFLLLIPTLLGISVVIFLVMRVVPGDVALLIVTGGGEGSGGVVRQESLNAVRKELGLDKPLHLQYVAWMGDVLRLNGGASLWSGRSVADEVKRRFPVTLELALMTFLISLLISLPTGVLSALRQDTWSDYMFRVVSIGGIAMPTFWSGTLVVLFLVQTFDWIPPLGTPSILEDPKTLFSQLIWPAMALGYYQAAVISRMTRSAMLEVLRQDYVRTAWAKGLRERVVVVRHALKNAMLPVITLSGIQFGHLLGGTVIMESILVIPGIGSYLLHALLTRDYPVIQSIIVLLAAIFVLVNMAVDLLYGWLDPRIRYD
- a CDS encoding ABC transporter permease, with translation MKQEATIASGGLVLSARPSRLRWAWRLVRRKPLGAASMLLIAALVLCAVLAPVVAPYDPMEQRATATFASPQPQFMAGTDNLGRDIFSRIIWGAQVSLVVGVLSVGIGGGVGGFLGLLSGYFGGRLDMVMQRFVDALLAFPNLILAMIIVVVLQPTLMNVVITVAIILVSPTVRVIRSAAISVKANEYVQAARAIGASDLRILLRHAAPNCMAPFIVLTTAQISTAILTEATLGFLGLGIRPPTPTWGSMLSEGRQYVNLAPWMAVYPGVAVSLAVYGFNLLGDTLRDELDPRLRGGGGHL